In Gossypium arboreum isolate Shixiya-1 chromosome 6, ASM2569848v2, whole genome shotgun sequence, the following are encoded in one genomic region:
- the LOC128293791 gene encoding uncharacterized protein LOC128293791, whose product MASMKIFECLFELWEFVSLVDRACKAEELVKERRKAAIESRDIKRRQLGKSQQSSSERSKEFTIRSNTSMGFSNRNKNRQKIISRTQTTSVVSVGSPTPNRPECSQCGRRHFGECRGNERGCYRCGSLDHFIRDCPEMEESARKQEMKASSTPLRGKSQRNPGSGASSRGTAKDVAARSKGRASARTYAICACDEAESLDMIMDWLTSQIVVVDCGKKIIELKCEDGNILRVGPGDLDKSPMVISSLAAEKCLKKGYEAYLAFVLNTQVSESKIESIPVVCAFIDVFPKELPELAPEREVEFGIELVPSTMPISIAPYRIAPT is encoded by the exons atggcctcaatgaagatattCGAGTGTTTGTTTGAACTATGGGAATTTGTATCCCTTGTTGATAGAGCATGCAAGGCAGAGGAGCTggtaaaagagaggagaaaggcgGCCATTGAGTCGCGGGATATAAAAAGAAGGCAGCTGGGGAAATCACAACAGTCCTCATCCGAGAGGTCAAAGGAATTCACTATCCGATCGAATACTTCGATGGGATTCTCAAATAGAAATAAAAACCGACAGAAAATAATTTCGAGAACCCAGACCACTTCGGTCGTAAGTGTCGGTAGCCCTACACCCAATAGGCCAGAATGCTCACAGtgtggtaggcgtcattttgGCGAGTGCCGAGGGAACGAGAGGGGCTGCTATAGGTGTGGATCGCTAGACCACTTTATTCGCGATTGCCCTGAGATGGAAGAGAGTGCAAGGAAGCAAGAAATGAAGGCAAGTAGCACTCCGTTAAGGGGTAAGTCACAAAGGAACCCCGGGAGTGGGGCTAGTAGTAGGGGTACGGCAAAAGATGTTGCAGCGAGGTCCAAGGGCAGAGCATCTGCCAGGACTTATGCTATTTGTGCCTGTGATGAGGCAGAGTCTCTTGATATGATCATgg attggttgacttctcaaattgttgtagtggactgtgggaagaAAATTATTGAGTTAAAGTGTGAAGATGGGAATATTCTTCGGGTTGGACCAGGTGACTTGGATAAATCGCCTATGGTAATATCGTCTTTGGCAGCTGAAAAATGTTTGAAAAAAGGGTATGAGGCTTATctagcttttgtgctgaatactcaagtgtccgaGTCGAAGATTGAATCAATACCAGTGGTTTGTGCGTTTATAGATGTTTTTCCGAAAGAGTTGCCCGAATTAGCTCCAgagagagaggttgagtttggtatcgagttagttCCCAGTACGATGCCAATCTCGATTGCACCGTATAGAATAGCCCCTACttag